The following coding sequences are from one Devosia neptuniae window:
- the fliF gene encoding flagellar basal-body MS-ring/collar protein FliF — protein MDNLTQLINRIGLPRLAAMATVAVLMLGFFGFLIMRAQAPNLAPLYTGLSLEDSSAIVTELQTANVPFELRGDGDTILVPRDQITTLRMSLASSGLPQRGQVGYEIFDQQSTLGATSFVQNINNVRALEGELARTIASLNRIKSARVHLVLPERELFRRERKDPSASIVLSVRGELSSGEIRAIQHLVASAIEGLTPTRVSIVDDQGNLLASGTEDDAAGAMSGQAAERTLGFENRLRTRVEDMLANVVGAGRARVEVAAEIDFNRSTTTQETFDPDGQVVRSTQLRENQNLSNGATGQVTVANELPGASQNNGAAGTSEQGTSSEEVTNYEISKTTQTAVTEAGAVKRLSVAVVVDGVYTTDPQGAPVYTPRTADEIAQILTLVRSAVGYSETRGDSVEVVNMQFAERPELATPGTDASAGLLDFTRDDLMNGAEMAVTLLIALALVFFVMRPLLKRVLTPESQPLALPTAAEVSHHGVLAANGEVLAETTAEPRDKTPAWVANARSMGETQLQTLKTVGTLVEENPKQAALIVRDWLGNAA, from the coding sequence GTGGACAATCTTACCCAGCTCATTAATCGCATCGGTCTGCCCCGTCTCGCGGCCATGGCGACCGTGGCGGTATTGATGCTCGGTTTCTTCGGTTTCCTGATCATGCGGGCCCAGGCGCCCAATCTGGCTCCCCTCTATACCGGGCTGTCCCTCGAAGACTCTTCGGCAATTGTGACCGAACTGCAGACGGCCAACGTTCCCTTCGAGCTGCGCGGCGATGGCGACACGATTCTCGTGCCTCGCGACCAGATCACCACCCTGCGCATGAGCTTGGCCAGTTCCGGCCTGCCCCAGCGCGGCCAGGTCGGTTACGAAATCTTCGACCAGCAATCGACCCTGGGCGCCACCAGCTTCGTGCAAAACATCAACAATGTTCGCGCTCTCGAAGGCGAACTGGCCCGCACCATCGCCTCGCTCAACCGCATCAAGTCGGCCCGCGTGCATCTGGTCCTGCCCGAGCGCGAACTGTTCCGCCGTGAACGCAAGGATCCCTCGGCTTCTATCGTCTTGTCCGTGCGGGGCGAGCTTTCCAGCGGCGAAATCCGCGCCATCCAGCATCTGGTGGCCTCCGCTATCGAAGGGCTGACGCCCACCCGCGTTTCCATCGTCGACGACCAGGGTAATCTGCTGGCCTCGGGCACCGAGGACGATGCGGCCGGCGCCATGTCCGGCCAGGCCGCCGAGCGCACACTGGGCTTTGAGAACCGCCTGCGCACCCGCGTCGAGGACATGCTGGCCAATGTCGTTGGCGCTGGCCGCGCCCGCGTCGAGGTCGCTGCCGAGATCGATTTCAACCGCTCCACCACCACCCAGGAAACCTTCGATCCTGATGGGCAGGTTGTCCGCTCCACTCAATTGCGGGAAAACCAAAACCTGTCCAATGGCGCTACCGGCCAGGTTACCGTGGCCAATGAACTGCCCGGCGCGAGCCAGAACAACGGCGCCGCCGGCACCTCCGAGCAGGGCACGTCCAGCGAAGAAGTTACCAATTACGAGATTTCCAAGACCACCCAGACCGCCGTTACCGAAGCCGGCGCGGTCAAGCGCCTCTCGGTCGCCGTCGTGGTCGATGGTGTCTACACCACCGACCCGCAGGGCGCCCCGGTCTACACCCCCCGCACGGCCGACGAGATCGCCCAGATCCTGACCCTGGTCCGCTCCGCCGTCGGCTATTCGGAAACCCGCGGCGATAGCGTCGAAGTGGTCAATATGCAGTTCGCCGAGCGTCCCGAACTGGCGACACCCGGTACCGATGCTTCGGCTGGCCTGCTTGATTTCACCCGCGACGATCTGATGAACGGCGCCGAAATGGCGGTCACCCTGCTCATCGCCTTGGCTTTGGTCTTCTTCGTCATGCGCCCGCTGCTCAAGAGAGTGCTGACCCCGGAAAGCCAGCCTTTGGCTCTGCCCACCGCCGCCGAAGTCAGCCATCACGGCGTACTCGCCGCCAATGGCGAGGTGTTGGCGGAAACTACGGCAGAGCCGCGTGACAAGACCCCCGCCTGGGTCGCCAATGCCCGCTCCATGGGCGAAACCCAATTGCAGACCCTCAAGACGGTCGGCACCCTTGTTGAAGAAAATCCCAAGCAGGCCGCGCTGATCGTGCGCGACTGGCTGGGTAACGCGGCGTAA
- a CDS encoding RNA polymerase sigma factor: MTRALVVRAQNGDAAAFGELIEDHYDLIYRTAWKWCGNRTDAEDVAQDVCVKLGGAIGGFDGRSAFSSWVYRITLNAVRDMQRAASRRGKYADAYAEVSPEDHPADQEEAATSRQLWAAVRELPEKQRDAVLLVYAEELSHAAAAEIMGIKEATVSFHVHEARKTLRGLL, encoded by the coding sequence CTGACGCGGGCGCTGGTCGTTCGCGCGCAGAATGGCGATGCCGCCGCATTCGGCGAGTTGATCGAGGATCATTATGACCTGATCTACCGCACGGCCTGGAAATGGTGCGGCAACCGCACCGATGCCGAGGATGTGGCGCAGGATGTTTGCGTCAAGCTGGGCGGGGCGATTGGCGGGTTTGACGGGCGCAGCGCCTTTTCGAGCTGGGTCTATCGCATCACGCTCAATGCGGTGCGCGACATGCAGCGGGCAGCCAGCCGGCGCGGCAAATATGCCGATGCCTATGCCGAGGTGAGCCCGGAAGATCACCCTGCCGACCAGGAAGAGGCAGCAACATCGCGTCAGCTCTGGGCGGCGGTGCGGGAATTGCCCGAAAAGCAACGCGACGCGGTGTTGCTGGTTTATGCGGAGGAATTGAGCCACGCGGCGGCGGCCGAAATCATGGGCATCAAGGAGGCCACGGTCTCCTTCCATGTGCATGAGGCACGCAAGACCCTGAGGGGGCTGCTATGA
- a CDS encoding flagellar hook assembly protein FlgD, producing the protein MAVDSVSGSSNTSALSGSRTTIAENFDTFLNILTTQLKNQNPLDPLDTNQFTAQLVQFTGVEQQLKTNEFLESLLQTTQSTGKTDAVSYIGREITAAGTTAELKNGGATWAFNADAQVANATVTIKNANGRVVYTEAGSLDKGPGNFLWTGKGSDGNTQPDGTYTIEIKGTNLSGNTIKVSTSTIGIVTAVDFSGAQPILTVGTSKILLSDVTNVRIPNTAPIPDEDDTAS; encoded by the coding sequence ATGGCCGTCGATAGCGTTTCGGGAAGCTCCAACACCAGTGCCCTCAGCGGCTCGCGCACCACCATTGCCGAGAATTTCGATACTTTTCTCAATATCCTGACCACGCAGCTGAAAAACCAGAATCCGCTGGATCCGCTGGATACCAATCAGTTCACGGCTCAATTGGTGCAGTTCACCGGTGTCGAGCAGCAGCTCAAGACCAACGAATTCCTCGAAAGCCTGCTGCAAACTACGCAGAGTACGGGCAAGACCGACGCCGTCTCCTATATCGGCCGGGAAATCACCGCCGCCGGCACCACCGCCGAACTCAAAAACGGCGGCGCCACCTGGGCCTTCAATGCCGATGCGCAAGTGGCCAACGCCACCGTCACCATCAAGAATGCCAATGGCCGCGTGGTCTACACCGAGGCAGGCTCACTCGATAAAGGCCCGGGCAATTTCCTATGGACCGGCAAGGGGTCGGACGGCAATACCCAGCCCGATGGCACCTATACGATCGAGATCAAGGGCACCAATCTGTCGGGCAATACGATCAAGGTATCCACTTCCACCATCGGCATCGTCACCGCCGTCGACTTCTCGGGCGCCCAGCCGATCCTGACCGTCGGCACCAGCAAGATTCTGCTCTCCGACGTCACCAATGTGCGCATCCCCAACACTGCGCCCATTCCGGACGAGGACGACACTGCATCCTGA
- the sciP gene encoding CtrA inhibitor SciP codes for MTVQMRPRVKYVIGPDGSPLTIADLPPANTRRWVIRRKAEVVAAVRGGLLSLEEACDRYTLSVDEFLNWQAAIDKHGLAGLRTTWIQHYREG; via the coding sequence ATGACCGTACAAATGCGTCCACGCGTTAAGTACGTTATCGGACCGGACGGTAGTCCGCTCACGATTGCAGACCTTCCCCCCGCCAATACGCGGAGGTGGGTCATCCGCCGTAAAGCCGAAGTCGTCGCAGCAGTGCGCGGTGGATTGCTCAGCCTTGAAGAGGCCTGCGATCGCTACACATTGAGCGTCGATGAATTCCTCAACTGGCAGGCCGCCATCGATAAACACGGCCTTGCCGGCCTCAGGACCACCTGGATCCAGCATTACCGCGAGGGCTGA
- a CDS encoding glutathione S-transferase family protein — MKVLGRVTSINVRKVLWALDELGLGYEREDWGLPLRDPKVPQYLALNPNGQVPVLIENQFVLWESNAILIYLAEREGQLLPSQLELRALALQWLIWQATELNPPWGYAVNALIRKTPGYDDADKVAASIASWGDKMAILEGQLARGQVFVAGDEFSIADIAIALSVHRWMSLPAEKPEFAAVADYYERAMAREAGAKWMAPETP, encoded by the coding sequence ATGAAGGTTTTGGGACGGGTTACCTCGATCAATGTGCGCAAGGTGCTGTGGGCATTGGACGAGTTGGGGCTGGGTTACGAGCGGGAAGACTGGGGCCTGCCGCTGCGCGATCCGAAAGTGCCGCAATATCTGGCGCTCAATCCGAACGGGCAGGTGCCGGTGCTGATCGAGAACCAGTTCGTGCTGTGGGAAAGCAACGCCATCCTGATCTATCTGGCCGAACGGGAGGGGCAATTGCTGCCCAGCCAGCTCGAATTGCGGGCGCTGGCGCTGCAATGGCTGATCTGGCAGGCGACCGAACTCAATCCGCCCTGGGGCTATGCCGTTAATGCGCTGATCCGCAAGACGCCGGGCTATGACGATGCGGATAAGGTTGCAGCGTCAATCGCGTCCTGGGGCGATAAGATGGCTATCCTCGAGGGGCAATTGGCCCGCGGGCAGGTCTTTGTCGCGGGGGACGAGTTTTCCATCGCCGATATCGCGATTGCCCTGTCGGTGCATCGCTGGATGAGCCTGCCAGCCGAGAAGCCGGAATTTGCCGCGGTGGCGGACTATTATGAGCGGGCGATGGCAAGAGAGGCCGGGGCGAAGTGGATGGCGCCGGAAACGCCATAG
- the fliG gene encoding flagellar motor switch protein FliG has protein sequence MALVSQSTDIPDITAPRQLVVGAGEQRVLRGDEKAAALLLALGPDYGKPIFDELDELEIKTLSRAMVRLGPITQEMLDDLMIEFVTTIASNGSLSGNTDSTERLLLSFLPAERVDSIMEEIRGPAGRNMWEKLSNVQEDVLAAYLKNEYPQTIAVVLSKIAPDHASKVLAILPEELAMNVVQRMLGLDPVQKEILEKIETTLRTEFMSTLSHTKRRDSHEQMAEIFNSFDRQTEARFITSLEENSREDAERIKALMFTFEDLTRLEASAMQTLLQRMDKRELALSLKGANETIKDFFFANMSARSAKLLRDDMETMGAVRLKDVDEAQGRMVSTAKDLAAKGEIIILKTKSDDQMVA, from the coding sequence ATGGCCCTGGTTTCCCAATCCACCGACATTCCAGACATCACCGCCCCACGCCAATTGGTGGTCGGCGCCGGTGAACAGCGCGTGCTGCGGGGCGACGAAAAAGCCGCAGCCCTCCTGCTGGCGCTTGGTCCTGATTACGGCAAGCCCATTTTCGACGAGCTGGACGAGCTGGAAATCAAGACCCTCTCCCGCGCCATGGTGCGACTGGGCCCGATCACCCAGGAAATGCTCGACGATCTGATGATCGAGTTTGTCACCACCATTGCCTCCAACGGCTCGCTGTCGGGCAATACCGACTCCACCGAACGCCTGCTGCTCTCGTTCCTGCCCGCCGAGCGCGTCGATTCCATCATGGAAGAAATCCGCGGTCCGGCCGGCCGCAATATGTGGGAAAAGCTGAGCAACGTTCAGGAAGACGTGCTCGCCGCCTATCTCAAGAACGAATATCCCCAGACCATCGCGGTGGTGCTCTCCAAGATCGCACCCGACCATGCTTCCAAAGTGCTCGCCATTCTCCCCGAGGAGCTGGCGATGAATGTGGTGCAGCGCATGCTGGGCCTGGACCCGGTGCAGAAGGAAATCCTCGAAAAGATCGAGACCACCCTGCGCACCGAATTCATGTCGACGCTCAGCCACACCAAGCGTCGCGACAGCCACGAGCAGATGGCCGAAATCTTCAACAGTTTCGATCGCCAGACCGAAGCGCGCTTCATCACTTCGCTCGAGGAAAACAGCCGCGAAGACGCCGAGCGCATCAAGGCGCTGATGTTCACCTTCGAAGATCTGACCCGCCTCGAGGCCTCCGCCATGCAGACCCTGCTGCAGCGCATGGACAAGCGCGAACTGGCCCTTTCTCTCAAGGGTGCCAACGAGACCATCAAAGACTTCTTCTTCGCCAATATGTCGGCCCGTTCCGCCAAGCTGCTGCGCGACGACATGGAAACCATGGGCGCCGTGCGCCTCAAGGATGTCGACGAGGCGCAGGGCCGCATGGTCTCGACCGCCAAGGACCTCGCTGCCAAGGGTGAAATCATCATCCTCAAGACCAAATCCGACGACCAGATGGTGGCGTAA
- a CDS encoding vWA domain-containing protein, whose protein sequence is MSDDMHDPFTGLSQTKAPAGNAEAKKRALAAAMAAFEAAQTETANKSAEAAKGNRKGSRLNFIITTLKGNWIMDMRLPIGTAAIALLVLPLGYQLYSSTSMTPSQVNQTTSQPPILFDPPLTTMPVDPTTLGAAQPETEVAPPPAPISPAPVDDMRLRQQAAEPQFGGELTDNMFLAPPPAPTTVMPMGAVARGTTPDYAVAPQAEASGDQFTSFEEQRLKVAASEPVSTFSVDVDTASYSYVRRSLEEGYVPEPDAVRIEELLNYFPYDYAPAESATTPFKPTMAVFPTPWNPKTQLLEIGIKGYVPPAGEDKPSNLVFLIDTSGSMDEPDKLPLLQRAFGLLVDQLSANDTVSIVTYAGSAGVVLEPTKATEKAKILAALDQLYAGGSTAGAEGIELAYKLAEQSKVSGGTNRVILATDGDFNVGIDDPEKLEDFIKAKRDSGVTLSVLGFGKGNLDDATMQALAQNGNGNASYISNFREAQKVLVEEVGSTLNMIAKDVKIQVEFNPAVVSEYRLIGYETRALNREDFNNDAVDAGDIGAGHTVTALYEITPVGSGAELVEPLRYGNQQPAAGEAAGEEIAFLKMRYKMPDSDVSQLIEQAVTPSVVYGDIGEASDDARFAAAVAAFGQKLKGSDYVRDMSWADIQALAQSGKGADESGYRAEFIQLLKTAALLQPDAKPAAAAEPATDDTCTSTVETDSVC, encoded by the coding sequence ATGAGCGACGATATGCACGATCCATTCACCGGTCTGAGCCAGACCAAGGCGCCTGCGGGCAATGCCGAGGCGAAAAAGCGCGCTTTGGCAGCCGCCATGGCGGCATTCGAAGCCGCGCAGACGGAAACTGCCAACAAATCTGCAGAGGCAGCCAAAGGAAACCGGAAAGGGAGCCGTCTTAATTTCATCATCACTACCCTGAAAGGGAACTGGATCATGGATATGCGTCTCCCCATCGGCACGGCGGCCATTGCATTGCTCGTGCTGCCGCTCGGCTACCAGCTTTACAGTAGCACCTCGATGACACCGAGCCAGGTGAACCAGACTACCAGCCAGCCGCCCATCTTGTTCGATCCGCCGCTAACCACCATGCCGGTCGATCCCACAACTTTGGGCGCAGCGCAGCCGGAGACCGAAGTTGCGCCGCCGCCGGCTCCAATCAGCCCGGCGCCCGTCGATGACATGCGGCTGCGCCAGCAGGCGGCCGAACCGCAATTTGGCGGAGAACTCACCGACAACATGTTCCTTGCGCCGCCACCAGCGCCCACCACGGTCATGCCGATGGGGGCAGTGGCGCGGGGAACGACGCCGGATTATGCCGTTGCGCCCCAGGCCGAAGCCAGCGGCGATCAATTCACCAGTTTTGAGGAACAGCGCCTCAAGGTTGCCGCAAGCGAGCCGGTCTCGACCTTCTCGGTCGATGTGGATACGGCCAGCTATTCCTATGTGCGGCGCTCGTTGGAAGAGGGCTATGTGCCCGAGCCAGACGCCGTGCGGATCGAGGAACTGCTGAACTATTTCCCCTATGATTATGCACCGGCGGAAAGCGCGACGACGCCCTTCAAGCCGACCATGGCGGTGTTTCCCACGCCCTGGAATCCCAAGACGCAGCTGCTCGAAATCGGCATCAAGGGCTATGTGCCCCCAGCCGGCGAGGACAAGCCGAGCAATCTGGTATTCCTGATCGATACGTCGGGGTCGATGGACGAGCCGGACAAGTTGCCGCTGCTGCAGCGGGCTTTCGGGCTCCTGGTCGATCAGCTTTCGGCCAATGATACGGTGTCGATCGTGACCTATGCCGGCTCGGCCGGGGTGGTGCTGGAGCCCACCAAGGCGACCGAAAAGGCCAAGATCCTGGCGGCGCTCGACCAGCTGTATGCCGGTGGCAGCACGGCGGGCGCCGAGGGGATCGAGCTGGCCTATAAGCTGGCTGAACAATCCAAGGTCAGCGGCGGCACCAATCGGGTGATCCTGGCTACCGATGGCGATTTCAATGTGGGGATTGATGACCCCGAAAAGCTGGAAGACTTTATCAAGGCCAAGCGCGATAGCGGCGTGACCCTGTCGGTGCTGGGTTTTGGCAAGGGTAATCTGGACGATGCGACCATGCAGGCGCTGGCCCAGAACGGCAATGGCAATGCCAGCTACATCTCCAATTTCCGCGAGGCCCAGAAGGTGCTGGTGGAAGAGGTGGGCTCGACCCTGAACATGATCGCCAAGGATGTGAAAATCCAGGTGGAGTTCAATCCGGCCGTAGTCAGCGAATACCGGCTGATCGGCTATGAGACGCGGGCGCTCAACCGCGAAGATTTCAATAATGACGCGGTCGACGCCGGCGACATTGGGGCCGGCCACACGGTGACCGCGCTCTATGAAATCACTCCGGTCGGTTCGGGCGCCGAATTGGTCGAGCCGCTGCGTTATGGCAACCAGCAACCGGCGGCCGGCGAGGCAGCGGGCGAAGAAATCGCCTTCCTCAAGATGCGCTACAAAATGCCCGATAGCGATGTCAGCCAGTTGATCGAGCAGGCGGTGACGCCCAGCGTGGTCTATGGCGATATCGGCGAAGCGAGCGACGATGCGCGGTTTGCTGCGGCCGTGGCGGCTTTCGGGCAGAAGCTCAAGGGTTCCGACTATGTCAGGGATATGAGCTGGGCCGATATTCAGGCACTGGCGCAATCGGGCAAGGGCGCGGATGAGAGCGGCTATCGCGCCGAGTTCATTCAGTTGCTGAAGACCGCCGCATTGCTCCAGCCTGATGCCAAGCCTGCGGCGGCTGCGGAGCCCGCAACGGACGACACTTGCACGTCGACTGTCGAGACCGACAGCGTTTGCTGA
- a CDS encoding phosphotransferase family protein: MSKPLISTEHARLALEARWPGVSAFSPLVEGEESRAFRFERGGQDFVLRINRDSGGFAKDDLVQRLFGAQLPIPEVMLMGQLEDGLAFCISRMVPGTTLQALPADRLAPALQPVADLLESIAAINVGAIAGFGPFDAQGRARFAGWTAFVASIGDVAHYDWSRACIEGVAPWLEQVLALSNTCPDTRQLVHGDFGSNNVLFAEGRITGVIDWSEAMVGDGLYDVANILFWRTWLDCMEQQAAFFEANRPTWLARRDLLRCYHLRIGLDLIYQCALAGDRPMLDWARRRCGEVANF, from the coding sequence ATGAGCAAGCCGCTCATTTCGACGGAGCACGCCCGGCTGGCGCTTGAGGCGCGGTGGCCGGGCGTTTCCGCGTTTTCGCCATTGGTCGAAGGCGAGGAGTCCCGGGCGTTTCGTTTTGAACGCGGCGGGCAGGACTTTGTGTTGCGCATCAATCGGGACTCTGGCGGCTTCGCCAAGGACGATTTGGTGCAGCGGCTATTTGGCGCTCAACTGCCGATCCCCGAGGTCATGCTGATGGGCCAGTTGGAGGACGGGCTCGCCTTTTGCATCTCGCGGATGGTGCCGGGGACAACGCTGCAGGCGCTGCCGGCGGATCGCCTGGCGCCGGCGTTGCAGCCAGTGGCCGACCTGCTTGAGAGTATTGCGGCCATCAATGTTGGTGCGATCGCGGGATTTGGGCCGTTCGATGCGCAGGGCAGGGCTCGCTTTGCCGGATGGACCGCCTTTGTGGCAAGTATCGGCGACGTGGCTCACTATGATTGGTCGCGAGCCTGCATCGAGGGCGTTGCGCCCTGGCTGGAACAGGTGCTTGCATTGTCCAATACCTGCCCTGATACGCGTCAGCTGGTGCATGGGGATTTCGGATCAAACAATGTGCTGTTTGCGGAGGGCCGGATCACGGGGGTCATCGACTGGTCGGAGGCCATGGTGGGCGATGGCCTTTATGATGTGGCCAACATTCTGTTCTGGCGGACCTGGCTTGATTGCATGGAACAGCAGGCGGCCTTCTTTGAGGCCAACCGCCCAACTTGGCTCGCCCGCCGGGACCTGCTGCGGTGCTATCACCTCCGTATTGGGCTGGATCTGATCTATCAATGCGCGCTGGCCGGTGATCGTCCGATGCTCGATTGGGCGCGGCGAAGGTGTGGGGAAGTCGCTAACTTCTGA
- a CDS encoding LysE family translocator, producing the protein MMSLTTLVAFAGVALVMVLTPGPNMAYLVSRSIAQGRLAGLVSLIGVATGFIIYMLLAAFGITALLLAVPLAYDAIRIAGALYLAWMAWGALKPGGRSVFQVRDLPPDSPRKLYLMGLFTSLLNPKVAALYLSLLPQFIDKAHGDVLGQTLALGAIQILVSVCGNMMWILLAGVVASFFTQRPWWARAQRWLMGTVLGLLAVRMAADSSR; encoded by the coding sequence ATGATGTCGTTGACCACTCTTGTTGCATTTGCAGGCGTGGCGCTGGTCATGGTGCTGACGCCGGGGCCGAATATGGCTTATCTGGTGTCGCGCTCGATTGCGCAGGGGCGGCTGGCTGGGCTGGTTTCGCTGATTGGCGTGGCGACCGGCTTCATTATTTACATGTTGCTGGCCGCGTTCGGCATTACGGCGCTGTTGCTGGCGGTGCCGCTGGCCTATGACGCGATCCGCATTGCGGGCGCGCTCTATCTGGCTTGGATGGCCTGGGGCGCGCTCAAGCCGGGTGGGCGGTCGGTGTTTCAGGTGCGCGATCTGCCGCCGGATTCCCCGCGCAAACTTTACCTGATGGGGCTGTTTACCAGCCTGCTCAATCCCAAGGTTGCCGCGCTCTATCTGTCGCTGCTGCCGCAATTCATCGACAAGGCGCATGGCGATGTGCTGGGCCAGACGCTGGCGCTGGGCGCCATCCAGATCTTGGTCAGCGTGTGCGGCAATATGATGTGGATTTTGCTGGCGGGTGTGGTGGCCAGCTTTTTCACGCAGCGGCCTTGGTGGGCGCGGGCGCAGCGCTGGCTGATGGGCACGGTATTGGGGCTGTTGGCGGTGCGGATGGCGGCGGATAGCAGCCGGTAG
- the mnmA gene encoding tRNA 2-thiouridine(34) synthase MnmA, with protein sequence MMLNSLDIAKRPEDTRIVVAMSGGVDSSVVAGLLARQGYDVVGVTLQLYDHGEATHRKGACCAGQDIHDARRVAATLGIPHYVLDYEERFKKSVIAPFANAYQQGETPVPCIACNQSVKFVDLMTVAQDLGADALATGHYVQSKLGADGRRQLFRPVDAERDQTYFLFATTQDQLDYLRFPLGGMGKAEVRELAREMGLEIAEKHDSQDICFVPQGKYADIIRKMHPEAVATGEIVHLDGRVLGTHEGIVNYTVGQRKGLGIAAAEPLYVIKLEHKTGRVIVGPREALKTHTVRLRNVNWLGGRPLAELSAGNGAPVEVKVRSTRGPQPAVVQMRGEDVFVTLVSGEYGISPGQACVFYADDTPTSEVWGGGFIAEAVPAVFAA encoded by the coding sequence ATGATGTTGAACTCGCTTGATATTGCCAAGCGTCCCGAAGACACGCGCATTGTTGTTGCGATGTCGGGGGGCGTGGATTCTTCGGTCGTGGCAGGCCTGTTGGCCCGGCAGGGTTATGACGTGGTTGGGGTGACGCTCCAGCTTTACGATCATGGCGAAGCCACCCACCGCAAGGGCGCGTGCTGCGCCGGGCAGGATATCCACGATGCGCGGCGCGTGGCCGCGACGCTGGGCATTCCCCATTATGTGCTCGATTATGAAGAACGCTTCAAAAAGAGCGTCATCGCGCCCTTTGCCAATGCTTACCAGCAGGGCGAAACCCCGGTGCCGTGCATTGCCTGCAACCAGTCGGTCAAGTTCGTCGACCTGATGACGGTGGCGCAGGACCTCGGCGCCGATGCCCTGGCAACGGGGCATTATGTACAGAGCAAGCTGGGCGCGGATGGACGGCGGCAGCTGTTCCGGCCGGTCGATGCCGAGCGCGACCAGACCTATTTCCTGTTTGCCACGACGCAGGACCAGCTCGATTATCTGCGCTTTCCGTTGGGCGGGATGGGCAAGGCTGAAGTGCGCGAACTGGCGCGGGAGATGGGGCTGGAAATTGCTGAAAAGCACGACAGCCAGGACATCTGCTTCGTGCCGCAGGGCAAATATGCCGACATCATCCGCAAGATGCATCCCGAAGCGGTCGCAACGGGCGAGATCGTGCATCTGGATGGCCGCGTGCTGGGGACGCATGAAGGCATCGTCAATTACACGGTGGGCCAGCGCAAAGGCCTGGGGATCGCCGCGGCCGAACCGCTTTATGTGATCAAGCTCGAACACAAGACCGGGCGGGTCATCGTGGGGCCGCGCGAGGCGCTCAAGACCCATACGGTGCGCTTGCGCAATGTGAACTGGCTCGGCGGACGGCCGTTGGCCGAACTCAGCGCCGGCAATGGCGCCCCGGTCGAGGTCAAGGTGCGCTCGACACGCGGACCGCAGCCCGCCGTGGTGCAGATGCGGGGCGAAGATGTCTTCGTGACGCTGGTATCTGGCGAATACGGCATTTCGCCGGGCCAGGCCTGCGTGTTCTACGCTGATGATACCCCGACCTCGGAAGTCTGGGGCGGCGGGTTTATCGCCGAAGCAGTGCCGGCGGTGTTTGCGGCGTAG
- a CDS encoding flagellar hook-length control protein FliK: MLAPRVVHAGYQTSQQQLNLPQLAFEVARQATDGNTRFQIRLDPAELGRIDVRLDIDATGRVKAHLTVEKAETLDLMQRDQRGLERALQQAGLDGAKTNLEFSLKQNPFNGGGQQGEERNGRPSLFGAADAGGEADEAPAPTINLYRGSLTASGVNILA, from the coding sequence CTGCTCGCCCCCCGCGTCGTCCATGCCGGCTATCAGACCAGCCAGCAGCAGCTTAATCTGCCGCAACTGGCCTTCGAAGTCGCCCGCCAGGCAACCGATGGCAATACCCGCTTCCAGATCCGGCTCGATCCGGCCGAACTCGGCCGCATCGATGTACGCCTCGATATCGATGCCACTGGCCGCGTCAAAGCCCATCTCACCGTCGAGAAAGCAGAAACCCTGGACCTGATGCAGCGCGATCAGCGCGGCCTGGAACGGGCCCTGCAACAGGCCGGGCTCGATGGCGCCAAGACCAATCTCGAATTTTCGCTGAAGCAGAACCCCTTCAATGGCGGCGGCCAGCAAGGCGAGGAGCGCAATGGCCGCCCTTCGCTGTTCGGCGCGGCCGATGCCGGCGGCGAAGCCGACGAGGCGCCTGCCCCCACCATCAACCTTTATCGCGGCAGCCTCACGGCCAGCGGCGTCAACATTCTCGCGTAA